From the genome of Streptomyces sp. SID8374:
AGATGGCGACCGTCTGGCAGGCGCTGGGCGCCGAGGTGACGCTGCTGATCCGCGGCAAGGGCCTGCTCCCGAAGATGGAGCCCTTCGCGGGCGAGCTGGTGGCCGAGGCGCTGGAGGAGGCCGGAGCCCGGATCCGTACCGGCGTCTCCGTCACCGCCCTGGAACGCCCCGCACCGGACGGCCCGGTCACGGTGGTCCTGGACGACGGCGGCCGGATCGAGGCCGACGAGATCCTCTTCGCCACCGGCCGGGCACCCCGCACCGAGGATCTGGGCCTGGAGACGGTCGGCCTGGAGCCCGGCTCCTGGCTCGCCGTGGACGACAGCTGCCGCGTCGAGGGCAGCGACTGGCTGTACGGGGTCGGGGACGTCAACCACCGGGCCCTCCTCACCCACCAGGGCAAGTACCAGGCCCGGATCGCGGGCGCCGCGATCGCCGCCAGGGCCCAGAAGGTCCCGCTCCTGGAGACCGACCCCTGGGGCGCCCACGCGGCCACCGCCGACCACGCGGCCGTCCCCCAGGTCGTCTTCACCGACCCCGAGGCCGCGTCCGTCGGCCTCACCCTCGCCGAGGCCGAACAGGCGGGCCACCGCGTCCGCGCCGTCGACTACGACCTCGCCTCCGTCGCCGGCTCGGGCCTCTACGCCGACGGCTACCAGGGCCGCGCCCGGATGATCGTGGACCTGGACCGCGAGATCCTGCTCGGCGTGACGTTCGTCGGCCCCGGCATCGGCGAACTCCTGCACTCCGCCACCGTGGCGGTCGCGGGCGAGGTCCCCATCGACCGGCTCTGGCACGCGGTCCCGGCGTACCCGACGATCAGCGAGGTGTGGCTGCGGCTGCTGGAGACGTACCGGGGCTAGGGCCTGTCGGCAAACTGCCGTCTGCCGTGCGACGCCTGGCACGCCCGCTCGCGGCGTTGCCGAAATGGCCAAGTAGCTCTGCTACGAGGCCATTCCGGCGCCTTGCGATCGCACGCACCAGACGCCGCGCGGCCGCCCTTCGGGCGACGACGGCAGTTTGACGACAGGCCCTAGGACCTGTCCGGGGGATCAGGACCGAACAGGCCCTGGCTGCCGCCGCGGGCTCCCGCTGGTGCGGGACCCGGTCCGCGCCCCCGCGCCGTACGGGAGGGGAGGCCGCCCGGTCAGGCGGCCTCCTCGGGCGCTGCCTCCTCCACGCTGCGGGAGTCCGTGAGGCTCAGCGCGCCGGTGGCCGCGATCAGGCCGACGGCGACGGCGAGCACGGCGTAGGCGATCCGCTCACCGTGGAAGAAGGAGGCCACGAGGTCGCTGCTCCACACCCCGGCCGGGAGCTGGGTGGTGACCAGTGCGGCGATCAGCGTGCCGATCACGGCGGTGCCGACGCTGGTGCCGACCTCCTGCGCGGTGTCGTTGAGCGCGGTGCCCATCGAGGTGCGGTTGGCCGGCATCGCGTCGACGAGCGCGACCGCGCAGATCGTCATGACGGTCCGCAGGCCGATCGTCATGAGCACCATGCAGAGCGCGATGACGAGGTAGCCGTGCTCCACACCCCAGGACAGCCCCGCCAGGGCGACGGCCAGGCAGGCCGCGCCCACCAGGCAGGCGACGCGGTGGCCGTAGCGGCGGGCCAGTCCCTCGGACAGGGGCGTCGCGAGCAGCATGGTCACGATCAGCGGCAGGTTGGCGAGGCCGGCCCGGACGGGGCTCCAGCCGTACGCGTACTGGAAGTGCAGGATGAGCCCGAACATCACACCGGCCATCGCGATGGACGTACCGATCTGCGCCACGGCGGCGCCGCGGACCGTGCCGTTGGAGAAGAGGCCGAGGTCCAGCATCGGGGAGGGGCTGCGGCGCTCGTGCCGGATGAAGGCGGTCGCGGCGAGGGCGGCGCCCACGACCGAGCCGATGGTGGGGACGGAGAGCCAGCCGTTCTCGACGCCGCTGGTCAGCGCGTAGCAGGCGAGCCCGATGGTGGCGACGCTCAGTGCGGCGCCCGGCACGTCGAGTCGGTCGCGGGTCAGGTCCTCGGGCCGGTCGGCCGGGACGCCGAGGCGGACCCCGATCCAGGCGATCAGCGCGATCGGGGCGTTGACGACGAGCAGCCACTCCCAGCGCACATGGGCCAGGACCGAGCCGCCGATCAGCGGTCCGAGGATGAAACCGGACATGCCGACGACGATCATCACCGTCATGGCGCGCATCCGCAGCGCCTTGTCGTCGAAGAGGCGGAACACCAGCGAGTTGGTGATCGGGGCCATCGCCGCGGCGGCTATGCCGAGCGCGGCGCGCAGGGCGATCAGCTCACCCGCGGTGGTGACCCGGACGACGCACAGGCTCAGCGCGCCGAACACGGCGAGCCCGACGAGCAGGACGCGGCGGCGGCCGAGCCGGTCGGCCATGGAGCCGGCGGTGAGCAGCAGACCGCCGAAGGTCAGTGAGTACGCGCCGGTGACCCATTGCAGCGCGGTGGTGCCACCGCCGATGTCACGTCCGATGGTGGGCAGCGCGATCGACAGCAGGGTGTTGTCGACCATCTCCACGAAGAAGGCCAGACACAGGGCGGCCATCGGGATCCATGCGGCGCGCAGGGAGGGATAGGTACGGGAAGCGGGGGGTTTCAGCATCGCGGTCGTCATGGCGGCGCTCCTCTCTATCGAACGCCGATCGACTATCGAACGGTGTTCCATGAGGTACGATAGAACAGCGTTCGATAGAGATGCAAACGAGAGGCGGAAGTCATGCCGCGCCACCAGAACCGCGGAGCCGCGGGCGGCCGCCGCCGGGCTTCGCACTCGATGGAGTCCGTGCTCACCGAGGCGGTGGCGCTCCTCGACGAGGCAGGGCCTTCGGCGCTGACGTTCCGGGCGCTCGCGCAGCGCCTCGGGGGCGGCGTGGCCAGCATCTACTGGTACGTCGCGAGCAAGGACGAACTCCTCGACCGCGCCACCGACCACGTGATCGGCGGCGTCCTCGCCGACATCGAGGCGATCGAGCCCGGCGACGACCCGATCGACGACCTGCGCGCGATGTCGCTGACCCTGTTCGACGCGATCCTCGTACGGCCCTGGCTCGGGAACTACTTCATGCGCAACACCGACGTGCAGGGCAACGCCCTGCGCCTGTACGACAGACTGGGGCAGCCGACCCTGCGGCTGAAGCTCACCGCGCGCCAGCGGTTCCACGCCGTCTCGGCGATCACGACGGTCGTCGTCGGCTCCGCGGTCGACCTGGGCCAGGAACCGCCTGACGAGGTCCTCGACGGCGCCGTCGGCCGCGACGAGTTCCTCGGCCGCTTCGCCTCGGCGTGGCGGGAACTCGACGCCGACGAGTTCCCCTTCGTGCACGAGATCGTCGACGAGTTCGACGGGCACGACGACATCGAACAATTCCGCGCCGCGCTGGACCTGACCCTCGCGGGGCTGCGCCTCCAGGCCGGGGCCTGAACGCGCTGTAGGGACCGGGACTACTTGGGACCGCGCAGTCGGCGCGCCCGCTCGAACTCGTCGACGTCCGACATCCAGGGACCGTACGGTCCGAGTGCGGCGCAGCCACCCCGGACGAAGGTGCTCACCAGCTTCCGGTATCCGCCCATCCCGTCGACGAGGCTGTACTCGACCCGGTACTCCGGATCCGACCCGCCGACGCCCTTGCGCACCGTCGTGACCCGGGCGACGGAGTCCGCGTAGAAGTGGAGCTGGATCCCTTCGCCCATCTCCTCGTCCTCGATGGTGAACACCTCGTTGTCCCCGGCCGAGCGATCGGCGACGAACTCCCAGAACTCCGCGCTGGCGGTGCGGGGACCGCCCTGGAGCCACTTCCTCTCGACGCCCTTGTCGTCGGTGAAGGACAGGGCCGTCTTCCTCGCCCTCCCGCCGCCGTCGGCGCGTTCGCCTGCGGCCTCCTCGTCGTCCTCCAGGGGCGCGCTCCTGGAGCGCTCCGCTGCCTCCGAGCACATCAGGAAACTCACCGTGCGTACCGCCTCATCGGCGAGTCCGGGGTGCGCACGGCGCACGGCCGCCTCGACCGCTGCCGCTATCCGGTCCCAGTCGCCCTTGTCCGTGGCGCGCTTGCCCCGCCGTGGATCGCGGCCGATCCGCATTCCGGCGCACGCCCGCTCGGCGGTGGCGACCACCCGTCGGACCTCGGGCAGCAGCTTGGGGGAGACGGCATCCGGCGTACGCCTCGGAAGGGCCGAGCCGTGCAGGTACTGGCCCGTGTACCGCAGAAGCGCGGCGTCGAGCGGACTCGGTACGGTCCCGCGCCCGGCGCGACGGCGGTGCGCGCGGTACTCCTGAACCCGCTTCCCGTCGGACGTCTCCGTCGCCGTACGCATGGCCGCGAAGACCTGACCGCGCTCCAGCAGGCGGACGTCGGCCCCATGGGCGATGAGCCGGTCCCTGTCCCACGGGATGCGCCGGAAGAGCGCGTCGACGTCGCCGGGCGGGGAGAGGAGGATCGGGTCCAGGAGCGCGACGGCGGCGCTCTCGTCGAGGCTGCCCCGGGTTCCGGCGGCCTCGCACAGCGGAAGGACCGCGCTCCACAGCAGCAGGTGCCGGGGCAGGTCGTCCTGGATCACCGCGAGATGGGCCTCCCCGATCGGGAAGGTGAAGGTGCGAGGGTCGTGGTTGGCGTCGGCCCCGGCACCCAGCGTCAGTTTCGGCTCACCGTCCTCGCGGACCACGTTCGGTATCCAGCCGCTCCGGCGCGAGAAAACGATGTCGCTCATGGGCCCCAGTCTTCCCCATCGGACGAGGCTCAGGCCTCGGGCGCCGGTTCGGGGGCGGTGTGGGTGTCCGGTGGGCCTCCTGGTGGTAGCGGTCTCGGCGGGGGAGGCCGGCTTCAGGGCTTCCTGGCCACCGCGCCGTACATGGCGATGTCCCGGCTGTCGACGGCACTCTGCTCCGGACCGGGGCGCCACGTGTGCACCTGGGTGACTCCCGGGTCCTGCAACTCCAGCCCGTCGAAGAACGAGGCGGCCGTCCGCAGGTCGCGCAGGACGAAGGGCATACCTTGCTCGCGGTACTCCTGCGCCACCCGGTTGACCTCGTCTGGCGCGAAGTCCGCGGTGCCGATGGTCATGGCCAGATAGCTGCCGGACGGCAGCGGATCCAGCAGCCTGGTGATCAGGCGCCGGTCGTCGGGCGGCAGGATGAAGTGCATGATGCCGATCACCATCAGGCCGACGGGCCGGTCCAGGTCGATCAGCTCCTGGAACTCCTGGCTGCCGAGGATGGCGTCGGGGTCGTGCATGTCGGCGTCCACGTACGCGGTGGCACCCTCGGCCGAACTCTGGAGCAGGGCCCGCGCGTGCGCGAGCACGATGGGGTCGTTGTCCACGTAGACCACGTGTGACTCCGGTGCCACCTCCTGCACGACCTGGTGCAGGTTGGGAGGGGTCGGCAGCCCCGTACCGACGTCGAGGAACTGGCGGATGCCGCACTCCTCGGCGAGGTAGCGACCCGCGCGGTGCATGAACCGGCGGTTCTCCATCATGTGGACGGGCAGGGCGGGCCAGTGGCGGCACATCGCGTCGCCGGCTTCGGCATCGACGGGGTAATGGTCCTTCCCGCCCAGGATGTAGTCGTAGACCCGGGCGGAGTGGGCCCGGGAGGTGGCGAGTCCGCTCTGCCGGTTCTGGGGGGTGCTCATGCGAGGCCTCTTTCGGTCAGGTACGGCTTGTTCGACGGTATATCGCGGTATCGGGTGCGCAAGTGCGGCGGGGGGCCGGGATCACGTCGGCGGCCCGGACGGAGACGACATCCGGCTTGCTCCTGCCCTCGTCGACGGGCTACTCGCCCGACCGGGCCTGCAGGGCGATGACGGCGATGTCGTCCCGCCGGTTCTCGGCGGGCGGCAGGAGCCTTCGGATCAGTGTCGCCAGGGGCACCTCCGCCCGTACCAGGGTTTCGGTGTGCTCACGCAGGCGCTGAAGGTTGTCGCCGATGTCCGTACCCGGTGCTTCCACCAGTCCGTCGGTGTAGAAGATCAGGGTGTCGCCCTCCCGGATGACCGTGTGGAGATCGGTACGGGGCAGGTCATCGGTGACGCACAGCGGAGGGTCCGGGGCCGTGAGGTCGTGCAGGTATCGCGGCGGTGCGTCGCGGGGGATCAGCAGCGGCGGTGGGTGGCCCGCGTTGGACAGGGCGACACGCCAGACGTGAGGGGCCAGCCGACGGATGACCGCGTGTACCGCCGTGACCATCGACGGCCCGTCCAGCGCCTGCACGATGCGGTCGAGCCGGCTCAGGGTGACCGCCGGGCTGGCGGCCGGCCCGCTGTCGTAGGCGAGTCCTCGCAACAGGCTGTTGACGCGGCCCATCGCGGCGGCCGCGTCCAGGTCATGGCCCGCGATGTCACCGATGGACAGCGCGAGCGAGTCTGCCGAGAGCCTGACCGCGTCGTACCAGTCCCCACCGACCTCCGCGGCCGAGTCGGCCGGATGGTAGAGAGCGGTGATCGAGATGCCGTCGACGGCCGACGGAGGAGCGAGGAAGGACTGCTGGAGGGCGAGAGCCTTGTCACGGATTCTCTGCAGCTCCATGGTCCTGCGCAGGGGTCCGCTCATCTGCTGGAAGACATCCTGTAGCAGGTTCAGATCGGCCTCGTCCGGCGGCGGGTTCCCCCGACAGGTCGTCGTGGTCGCCAGGGCGACGGCCCGGCCGTCCACCACGACGGGAAGCAGTGCGACGCTGGTCGCACCGGCTTTGCGCAGCCACCGTACGGACGCCTTCGACAGGCCGTCCTCGGGAGGCTCTCCGGGCGGGAAGGTCAGCAGGCGGGCCTCCTGGCTCTCGATGACCTGTCGTGGGGCCGCCCCCCACAGGATGTCCCTGTCCAGCGGATAAAGGGACGGCAGCCCGGGTGCCAGCCCCACGCTCTCCGTCGACGCCCCGGACGCCGCACCCCCGGGCAGCCCGTGGCCAGGGCCGGGCTCGCCCCGTACGTGGAAGACGGCAACGGCATCCGCGAGTTCGGGGACGACGGCGGCCGCGGTCGTCAGGAACGCCTCGGACAGGTCGTGCGCGGCCGGTACCGCCGCCATGCGGGCCAGCAGCTTCTCCCGCATCCGGATGCGCCAGTGGTCCTCGGCGTCGGCAGCCGTGCCGACCCATTCGGTGTCACCTTCCTCGTCCAGGACAGGTACGGCGATGATCTTGATGTGGCGGAAGCGGTCGGGGGTGTCCTTGAGCCGCACCCGTACAACCGTGTCGAGCGGAGACCTCTCCTCGGAGGTCCTGCGCCAGGCCCGCCGGAACCAGTCCCGGTCCTTCGGATGCACGGCGTCCATCCACGAGGTCCCGCCATCGGGGTGCCACAGCCTCTCCCTCATGCCGCTTCCCGCCAGAAGGGTGACGACCCCGTCGGCCGACAGCACCCAGACAGACTGAGGCACGGCGCCCATCAGCGCCGCGTAACGCCGGAGAAGACGTTCCTGGTTCACCGCCCCCGCCTTCGGTGTCCGTCCGACGTGGGCAGAGCCGCTTCGCAGGGCCTCGGAGCAGGGGCGTGGCTCGCGGCGCGGACACGGCGGACCGGGGGACGCCAGGTCGGCTCCGTACGGCACACCAGGTCTCTTTCGCCACTCATGTCCCGATCATCTCCCGCATCGGGGACGGCAGCACGCCCTGGCCGGCGAGGCCCCGCACGCCATACCGCGGAGGAGAGCCGGCAGGGGGGGGCACGCGGCCTGCACCAGCCGTGTCTCCCGGGGCAGGGCGGTCAGCCACGGTGTGCCCTTCACGGCGGTCGCTGGAGACTGCCGCGGCCAGGGGGCCGCCCCCGCCACATCATCGACCAGACCCTCGACACCGACGAGATCCCTCACGCCTGGCGTTCCCGCGAACCCCTGCCCAACCGCCGGGCTTCGGATGCCTACGCAAGGTGACGCGTGGGTCCGAGGAGGGCGGGTACGGGAGGCGCAGCCCGACGGAGGGCGCGATCGGCGACGTGGTGAGGAAGAGGGCAGGTTGAGACGGGCGGAGACGCGGTGGTCGGCCGCCTGGCGGTGGGTGGGGCAGGAGTGGGCGGAGGTACGGCGGGCGGTCCGCAGCGCGTGCGAGGAGGCCGGACCGGAGCGGGACACGCTCGTCC
Proteins encoded in this window:
- a CDS encoding SpoIIE family protein phosphatase codes for the protein MNQERLLRRYAALMGAVPQSVWVLSADGVVTLLAGSGMRERLWHPDGGTSWMDAVHPKDRDWFRRAWRRTSEERSPLDTVVRVRLKDTPDRFRHIKIIAVPVLDEEGDTEWVGTAADAEDHWRIRMREKLLARMAAVPAAHDLSEAFLTTAAAVVPELADAVAVFHVRGEPGPGHGLPGGAASGASTESVGLAPGLPSLYPLDRDILWGAAPRQVIESQEARLLTFPPGEPPEDGLSKASVRWLRKAGATSVALLPVVVDGRAVALATTTTCRGNPPPDEADLNLLQDVFQQMSGPLRRTMELQRIRDKALALQQSFLAPPSAVDGISITALYHPADSAAEVGGDWYDAVRLSADSLALSIGDIAGHDLDAAAAMGRVNSLLRGLAYDSGPAASPAVTLSRLDRIVQALDGPSMVTAVHAVIRRLAPHVWRVALSNAGHPPPLLIPRDAPPRYLHDLTAPDPPLCVTDDLPRTDLHTVIREGDTLIFYTDGLVEAPGTDIGDNLQRLREHTETLVRAEVPLATLIRRLLPPAENRRDDIAVIALQARSGE
- a CDS encoding DUF6357 family protein, with amino-acid sequence MSDIVFSRRSGWIPNVVREDGEPKLTLGAGADANHDPRTFTFPIGEAHLAVIQDDLPRHLLLWSAVLPLCEAAGTRGSLDESAAVALLDPILLSPPGDVDALFRRIPWDRDRLIAHGADVRLLERGQVFAAMRTATETSDGKRVQEYRAHRRRAGRGTVPSPLDAALLRYTGQYLHGSALPRRTPDAVSPKLLPEVRRVVATAERACAGMRIGRDPRRGKRATDKGDWDRIAAAVEAAVRRAHPGLADEAVRTVSFLMCSEAAERSRSAPLEDDEEAAGERADGGGRARKTALSFTDDKGVERKWLQGGPRTASAEFWEFVADRSAGDNEVFTIEDEEMGEGIQLHFYADSVARVTTVRKGVGGSDPEYRVEYSLVDGMGGYRKLVSTFVRGGCAALGPYGPWMSDVDEFERARRLRGPK
- a CDS encoding TetR/AcrR family transcriptional regulator, whose amino-acid sequence is MESVLTEAVALLDEAGPSALTFRALAQRLGGGVASIYWYVASKDELLDRATDHVIGGVLADIEAIEPGDDPIDDLRAMSLTLFDAILVRPWLGNYFMRNTDVQGNALRLYDRLGQPTLRLKLTARQRFHAVSAITTVVVGSAVDLGQEPPDEVLDGAVGRDEFLGRFASAWRELDADEFPFVHEIVDEFDGHDDIEQFRAALDLTLAGLRLQAGA
- a CDS encoding SAM-dependent methyltransferase produces the protein MSTPQNRQSGLATSRAHSARVYDYILGGKDHYPVDAEAGDAMCRHWPALPVHMMENRRFMHRAGRYLAEECGIRQFLDVGTGLPTPPNLHQVVQEVAPESHVVYVDNDPIVLAHARALLQSSAEGATAYVDADMHDPDAILGSQEFQELIDLDRPVGLMVIGIMHFILPPDDRRLITRLLDPLPSGSYLAMTIGTADFAPDEVNRVAQEYREQGMPFVLRDLRTAASFFDGLELQDPGVTQVHTWRPGPEQSAVDSRDIAMYGAVARKP
- a CDS encoding NAD(P)/FAD-dependent oxidoreductase; protein product: MTDAVDVSPYDVVVIGAGPVGENVADRARAAGLSTAVVESELIGGECSYWACMPSKALLRPVVARADARRVPGLSAAAQGPLDVEAVLAHRDEMTSHWKDDGQVGWLESVGADIYRGTGRLSGPREVTVTAPDGTGHRLTARHAVAVCTGTRAVVPDLPGIAEARPWTSREATSAKEVPGRLVVVGGGVVGVEMATVWQALGAEVTLLIRGKGLLPKMEPFAGELVAEALEEAGARIRTGVSVTALERPAPDGPVTVVLDDGGRIEADEILFATGRAPRTEDLGLETVGLEPGSWLAVDDSCRVEGSDWLYGVGDVNHRALLTHQGKYQARIAGAAIAARAQKVPLLETDPWGAHAATADHAAVPQVVFTDPEAASVGLTLAEAEQAGHRVRAVDYDLASVAGSGLYADGYQGRARMIVDLDREILLGVTFVGPGIGELLHSATVAVAGEVPIDRLWHAVPAYPTISEVWLRLLETYRG
- a CDS encoding MFS transporter → MTTAMLKPPASRTYPSLRAAWIPMAALCLAFFVEMVDNTLLSIALPTIGRDIGGGTTALQWVTGAYSLTFGGLLLTAGSMADRLGRRRVLLVGLAVFGALSLCVVRVTTAGELIALRAALGIAAAAMAPITNSLVFRLFDDKALRMRAMTVMIVVGMSGFILGPLIGGSVLAHVRWEWLLVVNAPIALIAWIGVRLGVPADRPEDLTRDRLDVPGAALSVATIGLACYALTSGVENGWLSVPTIGSVVGAALAATAFIRHERRSPSPMLDLGLFSNGTVRGAAVAQIGTSIAMAGVMFGLILHFQYAYGWSPVRAGLANLPLIVTMLLATPLSEGLARRYGHRVACLVGAACLAVALAGLSWGVEHGYLVIALCMVLMTIGLRTVMTICAVALVDAMPANRTSMGTALNDTAQEVGTSVGTAVIGTLIAALVTTQLPAGVWSSDLVASFFHGERIAYAVLAVAVGLIAATGALSLTDSRSVEEAAPEEAA